The window CCGCCTCCCGGAGGCGCTGGTGACGCCGCGCGGTGGCGCGCCGGATGCAGGTAGCGTGAAGCGTCTGCGGGCAATGATGAGCGCGAACGTCGGCGTGATCCGCGACGCCGACGGGCTCGCGGAGGCCGTTCGCGGCTTTGCCGCGCTCGAATGCACGGCCGCCAGCATCACCGTCCGCAACATGGCGACAGCAGCCCTGCTCGTCGCCGCCGCGGCGTGGAGCCGGCGCGAGAGCCGCGGCGCGCATTTCCGCTCCGACCATCCCGACGCCGTCCCCGCGCTGGCGCAGAGAACGATGACCACGCTCGCCGCGGTGCACGAGATCGCAGACAGCCTCACCGAAGATCCCACGCTGCGCATCGCGCAATTCATGATCGCCTGACGGAGTTTCTCATGATCACCCCGACCTCACTGCTCTATCCTGATGCCTTTCTCTCGCCGCTCGCGATCGACGAGGCCGTGCAACGCGCGCTCGACGAGGATCTCGGCCGCGCCGGCGACATCACCTCGCTGGCGACGATCCCGGCAGCCACAAAAGCGCAGGCGATCCTGGTCGCGCGCCAGTCCGGCGTGATCGCAGGCCTGCCGTTGGCGCTGGCAACGCTGCAAAAACTCTCATCCGACATCGAGGTGCGCGCCCATGTCCGCGACGCCGCGCGCGTCACGCGCGGGCAATTTGTGCTGACGATCTCGGGGCCGGCGCGCGCCATCCTCACCGCGGAACGGACCGCGCTGAACTTTGTCGGCCGGCTGTCCGGCGTCGCCACGCTCACGGCCGACTACGCCGCGCGGACCGAAGGCACCAAAATGCGTATCTGCTGCACGCGAAAAACCACGCCGGGGTTGCGTGCGCTGGAGAAATACGCGGTGCGCTGCGGCGGCGGCTTCAACCACCGTTTTGGTCTCGACGATGCGATCCTGATCAAGGACAACCACATCGCCGTCGCCGGCGGCATCCGCCCCGTGCTGGAACGCGCGCGCGCCCACGCCGGCCATCTCGTCAAGATTGAGATCGAGGTCGATACGCTCGCGCAGCTGCGCGAGGTACTCGACACCGGCCTTGCCGAAGCCGTGCTGCTCGACAACATGGACATCACCACGCTGCGCGAGGCGGTGCGGATGACGGAAGGCCGTCTCACACTGGAAGCCTCCGGCGGCGTCACGCTGGATTCGATCGCGGCGATCGCGGCCACCGGCGTCGACTACGCCTCATCCGGCGCGCTGACGCATTCGGCGCCGAACTTCGACTGCGCGCTGGATATCGAGATGTGAGGTGGTCTTCTCCCTCGCCCCGCTTGCGGGGAGAGGGCCGGGGTGAGGGGGAGTCTCCGCGGGGACGGTGGCAGCTAGACTCGTGGAGAGTCCCCCTCACCCGAATTCGAGCTTCGCTCGAATTCGACCTCTCCCCGCAAGCGGGGCGAGGTAAGAAGACTACCTTCGCTCGGTCACGCCCATCTCGGCGGAGCTCTTGGCTTCCTGGGTGAGCTCGGCTGAGAGCGCGGCGGTCTGTGCCGGGGTGCCCCAGCTCGGTTCCTCGTCGCCGTCGCCCCAGGCGCGCGGCCGGTAGAACGTATGCACGCCGAACTTGTACATCTTCTTCATCTCGGAGACCCAGGACGGACGCACCCAATAGGCGTGATAGTGCGTCGACTTGCCGACCTCCGGGAGCCAGATCTGGCCGTCGAGCATCGCCTTCGAAATCTTCCTGGCGCGCTCCCACATCTCGGGCTCGCGGATCACGTCGGGATTGTTGTCGCAGGCAAAGGTGAACTGGCAGGCGAGATGGCGGTACTTGTTCTGATAGACCACACCGCACACGGTTTCCGGATATTTGCCGGAGAACACGCGGTTCATCACGACTTGCGCGACCGCGATCTGGCCGCGCACGGCCTCGCCGCGGGATTCGAAATAGACAGCTTCCGCAAGGCACTTTTCCGATTTCGCGCGTGACTTGTCGTCCAGCGCCAGCCGCTCGGCCGGCGATTTGGCGCGCTGGTTGTCGGCGTTGACCTCGCCCTTCGGGGCGACGCTCTCGCCGCTCTCGGGCGCGTTTCCGACGTCCTCGTTCGGCGGCGATAGCGAAGCCAGCTTCATGTCGGGGTCGGGCATCACGATCAGCGGCTCGGCACCGGGCTGCCAGCTTTCGATGCTCTCGACATTGCCGCCGAGGGAGGAACTGCCGAAGAACAGGTTCGAGGTCTTCACGCTGAAGGGATCGCGCGGCGGGGCGGCGATCGTCGCCTGCTTCAGCGCGTTGAGCGGTTGGGCGGCGAAGGACAGCGCATCAGCGACGGCCTTCGGCGGATTGGCATATTGCGGCAAAGGCGGCGCGCGCATCGCCTCCTGGAGTTCGGGATCGAGCGCCGCCGCGGACTCCGGCGACATCGCTTGCGGCTGCGCGACCGGCAGCTGAGCCGTTTTGGCACCGAACACGGAACTGTTGGAGGTCGCGGGATCTTGCCGTGGGCGTGCGGCGGACGGCGCGGCCATCTCGGGCGGCGGTGCAGGCGTCACGGTGGCGAGACGGTCACCCTTCAGCGCGCGATCGACCTTGGGAAAATCGGAGGCCTGGTAACGTGTCGGCGCCTGGAGCGCCGGATTGCCGCGACTGATGCTGCCGGTGACGTCGCGGCCATCGAGGCTCGCGAGGCGAACCATCGCGCTCTGCGGAATCGATGTGCCGATCGGCCGTGAAAAACTGTAGGTCGCAAGCTGAATGGACGAGGCCGCAGAGAACACCTGCTTCTGCCAGCGCTCGGCGACGCCGGGCTGGCGCGCCAGCAGCGAGCCAATGTCCTGATAGCCGATCTCTCTCGGCATCAATGCGAAGATGCAGAGACCGAGTCCGAAGGACGCGAACCGCGCGCCCTTCGGATGGTTACGCAACACAGACATCGATACGCTCACGCTACGCTTACACCAGAAGGATCGATCCGCAGTACATCCGTGCAATTCGATCTTTATCGTGAGTATCTAATTTAGGTTGCCGAGGCGTTAATCGACGTTGCGCAACCGACACACTCAAGCGATGTCAGGTGTTTTCACGGAGTGATTGCGCATGTTGGTAAATGCGGGCCCACTTGAAGCGGTAAACGTCTGGTCAACGCGAATGGTGAAGGAACTCTTGCACACGCGTATCATTACGGGACGCGCGTCGAGTTCCTGGTGTTGCGCGAACTGCTCCGACAAGCTCGTCATTGCGAGCGCAGCGAAGCAATCCAGAGTCTTTCCGCGGAGACAGCCTGGATTGCTTCGTCGCAAGGGCTCCTCGCAATGACGACGTGGAGAGAGCGTTGCGCAAAATGAAGAGGCGGGGTTTGGCCCCGCCTCTTCGCATTCAACACTTGAACTCGTCGCCTTACGCCTGGCTCGCAACCGTCTTGCCGAGCGCAGCCTGGGCCGCAGCAAGCCGCGCGATCGGCACGCGGTAGGGCGAGCAGGAGACGTAGTCGAGGCCGATCGCATGGCAGAAGGCGACCGATGCAGGATCGCCGCCGTGCTCGCCGCAGATGCCCATCTTGAGCGCGGGACGGGTCTTGCGGCCGCGCGTGACGCCGATCTTGACGAGCTCGCCGACACCTTCCTGGTCGAGCGAGACGAAGGGGTCGATCGCGAGGATGCCCTTCGACACGTAGGGACCGAGGAAGCTCGCCGCGTCGTCGCGGCTTATGCCGTAGGTGGTCTGCGTCAGGTCGTTGGTGCCGAACGAGAAGAACTCGGCGCTCTCGGCGATTTCCGCAGCAAGGAGACAGGCGCGCGGCAGCTCGATCATGGTGCCGACCTGGTAGGCGAGTTTTGTGTTCGTATCGCGCATCACCGCCTTCGCGGTGGCGTCGATCCGCGCCTTGACGAGGTCGAGCTCCATCTTGGTGGCGATCAGCGGCACCATCACCTCAAGGCCGACGGCCTTGCCGGTGCGCTTCTCGGCTTCGACCGCAGCCTCGAAGATCGCACGCGCCTGCATCTCGGCGAT is drawn from Bradyrhizobium diazoefficiens and contains these coding sequences:
- the nadC gene encoding carboxylating nicotinate-nucleotide diphosphorylase, with the protein product MITPTSLLYPDAFLSPLAIDEAVQRALDEDLGRAGDITSLATIPAATKAQAILVARQSGVIAGLPLALATLQKLSSDIEVRAHVRDAARVTRGQFVLTISGPARAILTAERTALNFVGRLSGVATLTADYAARTEGTKMRICCTRKTTPGLRALEKYAVRCGGGFNHRFGLDDAILIKDNHIAVAGGIRPVLERARAHAGHLVKIEIEVDTLAQLREVLDTGLAEAVLLDNMDITTLREAVRMTEGRLTLEASGGVTLDSIAAIAATGVDYASSGALTHSAPNFDCALDIEM
- a CDS encoding cell wall hydrolase, which gives rise to MSVLRNHPKGARFASFGLGLCIFALMPREIGYQDIGSLLARQPGVAERWQKQVFSAASSIQLATYSFSRPIGTSIPQSAMVRLASLDGRDVTGSISRGNPALQAPTRYQASDFPKVDRALKGDRLATVTPAPPPEMAAPSAARPRQDPATSNSSVFGAKTAQLPVAQPQAMSPESAAALDPELQEAMRAPPLPQYANPPKAVADALSFAAQPLNALKQATIAAPPRDPFSVKTSNLFFGSSSLGGNVESIESWQPGAEPLIVMPDPDMKLASLSPPNEDVGNAPESGESVAPKGEVNADNQRAKSPAERLALDDKSRAKSEKCLAEAVYFESRGEAVRGQIAVAQVVMNRVFSGKYPETVCGVVYQNKYRHLACQFTFACDNNPDVIREPEMWERARKISKAMLDGQIWLPEVGKSTHYHAYWVRPSWVSEMKKMYKFGVHTFYRPRAWGDGDEEPSWGTPAQTAALSAELTQEAKSSAEMGVTERR